A genome region from Arachis duranensis cultivar V14167 chromosome 8, aradu.V14167.gnm2.J7QH, whole genome shotgun sequence includes the following:
- the LOC107462207 gene encoding rac-like GTP-binding protein RAC2 — IRPLSYRAADVFLLAFSLLSRASYENISKKANFFAIPELIHYAPTVPIVLVGTKLDLIEDRNYLIDHPEITPITTSQGEELKKAIGVAVYIECSSKTQQNVKVVFDAAIKVVLQPPNQRKKGRQATKNCNIIGYKYVKIIQLKANLFIGYKYVKT, encoded by the exons ATTAGGCCTTTGAGTTACAGAGCAGCAGATGTGTTCTTGCTTGCATTTTCCCTTCTCAGCAGAGCCAGCTATGAAAATATCTCTAAGAAG gctaatttttttgcGATTCCTGAACTAATACATTATGCTCCAACTGTGCCaattgttcttgtaggaacaaAACTTG ATTTAATAGAAGACAGGAACTATTTGATTGATCATCCTGAAATTACACCTATAACTACTTCCCAA GGAGAAGAGCTGAAGAAGGCAATTGGTGTTGCTGTATACATAGAATGCAGCTCAAAGACTCAACAG AATGTGAAGGTCGTATTTGATGCTGCAATCAAGGTTGTTTTGCAGCCGccaaaccaaagaaaaaaaggaagacaAG caacaaaaaattgTAATATTATTGGATACAAGTATGTTAAAATAATTCAACTAAAAGctaatttatttattggatATAAGTATGTTAAAACGTAA
- the LOC127739707 gene encoding uncharacterized protein LOC127739707 produces the protein MKILLDENRPVGPNQNLAGLQKNGSSSFALSPFLSFIQKEITQTQPKNYTTAARSGILPPSVALKVRHPSVYLASLVLQVFNPCSLSPIAAASSSSASVVFVCSAALSSPFVCRSSSRLRSAVVFVRVLRGSRSLGVHRSRSLAAHRSSSHSRSSGSHAALLQTLRPTRALHLAVELLSFVAAVSSLNPPPDNTLTQHQYSASNSATSDFYYNKCATCKLCKMGFWRMTTNDYLILYR, from the exons ATGAAAATATTATTG GACGAGAACCGGCCGGTCGGACCAAATCAGAACCTGGCCGGTTTACAGAAAAACGGAAGCTCCTCATTCGCCctttctccctttctttctttcattcagAAAGAGATCACGCAAACCCAGCCAAAAAACTACACCACCGCCGCAAGGAGTGGCATACTGCCGCCGTCCGTCGCACTCAAAGTTCGCCATCCGTCCGTCTATCTAGCTTCCCTCGtgctccaagtcttcaacccctGTTCGTTGTCACCGATCGCGGCTGCTTCCTCGAGCTCGGCGTCCGTCGTCTTTGTCTGTTCAGCCGCGCTTTCGTCGCCGTTTGTTTGCCGTTCAAGTTCGCGTCTTCGTTCAGCTGTCGTCTTCGTTCGCGTTCTTCGCGGTTCACGTTCGCTCGGCGTTCACCGTTCGCGTTCACTCGCCGCTCACCGTTCGAGTTCGCATTCGCGTTCGTCTGGAAGCCACGCTGCTCTGCTTCAAACTCTGCGACCAACCCGCGCGCTCCACCTAGCCGTCGAACTGCTCTCTTTTGTCGCCGCCGTGAGTTCCCTAAACCCGCCACCAGACAATACACTCACACAACACCAATACTCTGCTTCAAACTCTGCAACTTCTGATTTCTATTACAATAA GTGCGCCACTTGCAAATTATGCAAAATGGGATTTTGGAGGATGACCACTAatgattatttgattttgtaTCGATGA
- the LOC107462248 gene encoding pentatricopeptide repeat-containing protein At1g06270, giving the protein MVIAVTMHRFLLPFHPLLNQCHLVRSVSSLQKLEKDIRAEVEAKNYVKIPDLLIPLESCHSSKNNPFSFFSSFSQNMQVQVIDEMLQSFIPLRPRSKPKIALSFLLTYTLQSSHPLPIALAVLQRTLRSGCFPVPQTHVLLTSAWLDHRCLSHSVANVLLEMQSIGYHPDCGTCNYLLSSLCAVGQLAEAVKVLNGMGGAGCIPDFNSYGIVIGAISRARKTAEAVDLMKQMVVKYGLTPGQGTLVKLFAALRANREIWKAVEMIELLEKEGHSVEFESYEAVIEGCLEKHEYVLAGKVAMGMTERGFIPYIKSRQKIIEGLASIGEWKIACAVRQRFTSLKS; this is encoded by the coding sequence ATGGTCATTGCAGTTACAATGCATAGGTTTCTTTTACCTTTTCACCCTCTTTTGAACCAGTGCCATTTGGTACGTTCGGTGTCATCACTGCAAAAGCTTGAGAAGGATATTAGAGCTGAAGTGGAAGCCAAAAACTATGTTAAAATCCCTGACCTTCTCATTCCCTTAGAGTCCTGCCATAGTTCAAAGAataatcctttttctttcttttcttcattttcccaGAACATGCAAGTGCAAGTTATTGATGAAATGTTGCAATCTTTTATACCTCTCAGACCTCGCTCTAAGCCTAAGATAGCCCTTTCCTTCTTGCTAACTTACACCCTCCAAAGTTCTCATCCGCTCCCAATTGCACTTGCTGTCCTACAACGGACTCTGCGTTCTGGCTGCTTTCCAGTTCCTCAGACACATGTTCTCCTCACTTCTGCTTGGTTGGATCACCGTTGTCTCTCTCATTCTGTAGCTAATGTTTTGCTTGAGATGCAGTCAATTGGATATCATCCTGACTGTGGGACTTGTAATTATCTACTATCGTCTCTTTGTGCAGTTGGTCAATTGGCAGAGGCAGTTAAAGTCTTGAATGGCATGGGTGGAGCAGGATGTATTCCCGATTTTAATAGTTATGGCATTGTAATTGGTGCAATAAGCAGAGCCAGAAAGACTGCTGAGGCAGTGGACTTGATGAAGCAAATGGTTGTGAAATATGGGTTGACTCCAGGACAGGGAACACTAGTGAAACTGTTTGCAGCATTGCGGGCAAACAGGGAGATATGGAAAGCTGTTGAGATGATTGAGTTACTGGAGAAAGAGGGTCACTCTGTTGAGTTCGAGAGTTATGAGGCAGTCATTGAAGGGTGCTTGGAGAAACATGAGTATGTTTTAGCTGGAAAGGTTGCAATGGGAATGACAGAAAGAGGTTTTATACCATATATCAAGTCCAGGCAGAAAATAATTGAAGGCCTAGCTAGCATAGGAGAGTGGAAGATAGCTTGTGCTGTGAGACAAAGATTCACATCACTAAAATCTTAG
- the LOC107462240 gene encoding basic leucine zipper 34, with protein MAQLPPKIPNMSPTWPDFPSPQKMPPPSFNASQYQLPQNPSWVDEFLDFSSARRGAHRRSVSDSITFLEVPLLAGENCGGDGAVPPRDNEESEFEKFDDEQFMSMFTDEIANGGGIPMPPTMSSSNTTSDEKETSYQNEGVNVKKNSKDEEEQEMKLNLKNEADEVESQCKVEEESNNALPSNNTNNLASSNDRITDPKRVKRILANRQSAQRSRVRKLQYISELERSVTSLQAEVSVLSPRVAFLDHQRLLLNVDNSAIKQRIAALAQDKIFKDAHQEALKREIERLRQVYHQQNLKKMENNNNAPCSSPLRASPPSPSPSPRQNEQILNV; from the exons ATGGCGCAATTGCCTCCCAAGATTCCAAATATGTCGCCAACTTGGCCGGACTTCCCTTCTCCTCAGAAAATGCCACCGCCATCTTTCAATGCAAGCCAATATCAGCTTCCTCAGAACCCGTCCTGGGTGGACGAGTTCCTAGACTTCTCCTCTGCCAGACGCGGCGCACATCGCAGGTCGGTGAGCGACTCGATCACCTTTCTGGAGGTGCCGTTGCTGGCAGGGGAGAATTGTGGCGGGGACGGTGCCGTCCCCCCAAGAGATAATGAGGAGAGTGAATTCGAAAAGTTCGACGATGAACAATTCATGTCGATGTTCACGGACGAGATTGCTAATGGTGGGGGTATTCCGATGCCGCCAACGATGTCGTCTTCAAACACTACAAGCGACGAGAAAGAAACGAGTTACCAGAATGAGGGGGTTAATGTGAAGAAGAATTCGAAGGATGAGGAAGAAcaggaaatgaaattgaatttgaagaatGAAGCGGATGAGGTTGAAAGCCAATGTAAAGTGGAAGAAGAAAGTAATAATGCGCTGCCTTCAAACAACACCAACAATCTTGCTTCTTCCAATGACCGAATTACTGATCCCAAGAGAGTCAAAAG AATTTTGGCAAATAGACAATCTGCACAAAGATCGAGAGTGAGAAAGTTGCAATACATATCAGAATTAGAGAGGAGTGTAACTTCATTACAG GCGGAAGTTTCAGTGCTGTCACCACGGGTTGCATTCTTAGATCATCAGCGTTTGCTTCTAAATGTTGACAATAGTGCTATCAAGCAAAGAATCGCCGCCCTTGCCCAAGACAAGATTTTCAAAGATG CTCATCAAGAAGCACTGAAGAGGGAGATAGAGAGACTGAGGCAAGTGTATCACCAACAGAACCTTAAGAAGATGGAAAACAATAACAATGCACCATGCTCATCACCGTTACGAGCGTCGCCGCCGTCGCCATCGCCGTCGCCAAGGCAGAATGAACAGATTCTCAATGTTTGA
- the LOC107462209 gene encoding uncharacterized protein LOC107462209, translated as MEEENDTPLHNAECNQPFANLTHQEPKTRFMTRTLKPVPFKPSKNLNFARHEKLLRRIGLWDFAHLEFDSHIRVDLIEQLVDSYEPSLRCGYVNGVRVSANRTQLGIALKLLPLKEEKGEIFGQVLEGLDFAESVQFLEEFMWNWMVLHDDDDEGVMVMPDEVLECESLIREGHFGKVDWVGLIWSMVEREMREVGLVKCYYASHLQLLIQVQCEELLKEVPLVVEVDDEFQEHNTELSSGNVKLQKKSIEGDKEILDFGLDDHLGKPILLQCDVNVNSFDYVEEKDDEEYENDSLELNSERDFISSQDDLEMTSGSLFVGKGHKRAIELDYDNTNLSLSGNNKKLRIDNNPCNNAEPVDFDACMARMQDWMGKATLMYATKNRSCEDSAMSLQNLLNEIQNRDNMIEDLRREMVDERKKGQMNLYRLQKELDMMARLLEEYRKALRETHKAFAEYRAIIEHKPITKKGQLKKKHLAIQQNLKEDHVKTIA; from the coding sequence ATGGAAGAAGAAAACGACACTCCTCTTCACAACGCAGAATGCAACCAACCCTTCGCGAACCTAACCCATCAGGAACCGAAGACCCGGTTCATGACCCGAACACTCAAACCTGTTCCTTTCAAACCTTCTAAAAACCTCAACTTTGCGCGCCACGAGAAGCTCTTAAGGCGAATCGGTCTCTGGGACTTCGCGCATCTCGAATTCGATAGCCACATTCGGGTTGATCTCATAGAACAGCTTGTAGATAGTTACGAACCTTCCCTACGGTGCGGTTACGTCAACGGTGTTAGGGTTTCGGCGAATCGAACTCAATTGGGGATAGCGCTGAAGCTGCTGCCCCTGAAGGAGGAGAAAGGTGAGATTTTTGGACAAGTGTTGGAAGGTTTGGACTTTGCTGAATCGGTTCAATTCCTTGAGGAGTTTATGTGGAATTGGATGGTtctgcatgatgatgatgatgagggtgTGATGGTGATGCCTGATGAGGTTTTGGAGTGTGAAAGTTTGATCAGGGAAGGCCATTTTGGAAAGGTTGATTGGGTTGGGTTGATATGGAgcatggtagagagggagatgAGGGAGGTTGGGTTGGTTAAGTGTTACTATGCCTCTCATTTGCAGCTCTTGATCCAGGTGCAATGTGAGGAGTTGTTGAAGGAAGTTCCTTTGGTAGTAGAGGTTGATGATGAGTTTCAGGAGCATAATACTGAACTCAGTTCTGGGAATGTTAAATTACAAAAGAAGAGCATTGAAGGGGACAAGGAAATTTTGGATTTTGGTTTGGATGATCATCTGGGTAAGCCGATTTTGCTGCAATGTGATGTTAATGTGAATAGTTTCGACTACGTGGAAGAGAAAGATGATGAAGAGTATGAGAATGATTCTTTGGAGTTGAATTCTGAAAGAGACTTTATCTCTTCTCAGGATGATCTTGAAATGACTTCCGGAAGTTTATTTGTTGGTAAGGGTCACAAGAGAGCAATTGAATTGGATTATGATAACACAAATCTTTCTTTGAGTGGCAATAACAAGAAGCTGAGAATAGATAATAATCCATGTAATAATGCTGAGCCTGTTGACTTTGATGCCTGTATGGCACGGATGCAAGATTGGATGGGGAAGGCTACATTGATGTATGCAACAAAGAACAGGTCTTGTGAAGACTCTGCAATGAGTCTACAGAATCTACTAAACGAGATTCAGAACCGCGACAACATGATAGAGGATTTGCGCAGGGAAATGGTGGATGAAAGAAAGAAGGGACAGATGAATTTGTATAGACTACAGAAGGAACTTGACATGATGGCAAGGCTTCTGGAGGAATACAGAAAGGCCTTGAGGGAAACTCACAAGGCTTTTGCCGAATACAGAGCAATCATCGAGCACAAGCCGATCACCAAGAAGGGacagttgaagaagaagcattTGGCCATTCAACAGAACTTGAAGGAGGACCACGTAAAAacaattgcatga
- the LOC107462239 gene encoding sodium/calcium exchanger NCL: MRHKFSFIYLVIFLLILPHSNYGRPITKEAHLLMVSDGIHDHSSEPSLIYVNKLGSSVTCTEAYGFLPCTNTALGNVFLMLVYGYFMFLAAKSLSAGSEILLQILGPGIIGGLFLPLLSSLPDATIILASTLSGSKETAQSQVSVGMGLLAGSTVMLLTILWGSCLIVGRCDLENSVAIDQKDTKGFDLAGSGVSTDIWTSYAAMLMIISCIPLVIVQLPQIFHGATPSRAAILFSLIVSICLLVVYTIYQVCQPRIQRRRLAYAKYKNIMSGFLEQLKTQARGRFLKDNCEPHIEVIQKLFDSLKNPEGYITAKDLRALIIGMHFEEEDMDIDDAVASIMLDFDKSHDSRIDMEEFVRGITRWLRKATRSATHDNDHSPTTPKILNDFHQRMKAEQDVWSDHSDEAVEIVKNPRWNTFKAVLMLLLGTAVAGVFADPLVDSVDNFSAATSIPSFFVSFIILPFASSSEIVSALIFASRKKIRTASLTYSEIYGSVTMSNLLSLSVFLCLVYIQNLTWSFSAEVLIILIVCITMGLVASFHTTLPLWLCFPAFALYPFSLLFVYILNYVVGIP, translated from the exons ATGAGACACAAGTTTTCATTCATTTACCTTGTCATATTCTTGCTCATATTACCACATTCTAATTATGGTAGACCTATCACAAAAGAGGCACATCTATTGATGGTTTCTGATGGAATCCATGATCATAGTAGTGAGCCTTCTCTTATTTATGTGAACAAGCTAGGTTCTTCAGTTACATGCACAGAAGCTTATGGATTTTTGCCATGTACAAATACTGCTCTAGGGAATGTGTTCCTCATGTTGGTGTATGGCtactttatgttcttggcagcAAAGTCATTATCAGCTGGCAGTGAGATTTTGCTTCAAATTCTTGGACCTGGCATCATTGGTGGACTATTCCTCCCTCTCTTGAGTTCTCTTCCTGATGCAACCATCATTCTTG CATCTACATTATCTGGGAGCAAAGAAACAGCTCAAAGTCAGGTCTCTGTGGGAATGGGACTACTTGCTGGATCAACTGTAATGCTTCTAACTATTCTATGGGGTTCCTGTCTTATAGTTGGAAGGTGTGACCTTGAAAATTCAGTAGCAATTGATCAAAAGGATACAAAAGGCTTTGACTTAGCTG GATCTGGTGTAAGCACTGATATTTGGACAAGCTATGCTGCAATGTTGATGATAATATCTTGCATTCCACTTGTTATTGTGCAATTAccccaaatttttcatggagcTACTCCAAGTCGCGCAGCCATTCTATTTTCGCTCATTGTCTCCATTTGTTTATTGGTTGTTTATACCATTTATCAG GTTTGTCAGCCAAGGATTCAGAGGAGAAGACTTGCATATGCCAAGTACAAGAACATAATGTCAGGATTTCTAGAACAATTGAAAACACAAGCAAGAGGCCGTTTCCTCAAAGACAATTGTGAACCTCACATTGAGGTTATACAAAA GTTGTTTGACTCACTCAAGAATCCTGAAGGGTACATAACAGCCAAAGATTTAAGAGCTTTAATCATAGGAATGCACTTTGAGGAGGAAGATATGGACATTGATGACGCTGTTGCAAGCATCATGTTGGATTTTGACAAGTCACATGACTCTAGAATTGACATGGAAGAGTTTGTGAGAGGAATAACAAGATGGCTTCGCAAAGCTACGCGATCCGCCACACACGACAATGATCACAGTCCCACAACACCTAAGATTCTAAATGATTTCCATCAG AGGATGAAAGCAGAACAAGATGTATGGAGTGATCACAGTGATGAGGCTGTGGAGATTGTAAAGAATCCAAGATGGAATACTTTCAAAGCAGTGTTGATGTTGCTTCTAGGAACTGCTGTGGCTGGTGTATTTGCTGATCCTCTTGTTGATTCAGTGGACAACTTCTCAGCAGCCACTAGTATcccttctttctttgtttccttCATCATCCTTCCTTTCGCCAGCTCCAGCGAAATTGTGTCGGCTCTTATTTTCGCCAGCCGGAAGAAGATCAGAACCGCCTCACTCACATATTCTGAG ATATATGGATCAGTGACAATGAGCAATCTCCTTTCATTATCAGTTTTCTTGTGTTTGGTTTACATTCAAAACCTGACATGGAGTTTCTCAGCTGAGGTTTTGATCATTCTCATTGTGTGCATAACAATGGGACTTGTTGCAAGCTTCCACACTACCTTGCCTCTATGGCTATGCTTCCCTGCCTTTGCACTTTATCCATTCTCTCTGCTTTTCGTCTATATTCTTAATTATGTTGTTGGAATACCTTAA
- the LOC107462241 gene encoding RING-H2 finger protein ATL40-like: protein MSGYDVDGHRNHDNYSFFSFHNPSSSDRSYSNKKILVMAVASLTMVIIVVLALHIYARVVLRRQARRRFAIHQLSLTVQAQAQAHEHNTGLDPNVIASLPTFIYKRKKREEEDEDGECAVCLSGVEDEQEVRLLPNCKHSFHVACIDTWLASHSTCPICRTKAEPIIGLQLQPHPPEPPILLHDDASTFEATSDNNNNSAIVGKNITGSSVSRFSSSFRRILSRDRSSSTRIQPSIVTHLDDHDLESQQ, encoded by the coding sequence ATGAGTGGTTACGATGTTGATGGCCATAGAAACCATGACAACTACTCATTCTTCAGTTTCCACAACCCATCATCATCGGATCGAAGCTACTCGAACAAAAAAATCTTGGTGATGGCCGTAGCTTCCTTAACAATGGTCATCATCGTGGTCTTGGCCCTTCACATCTACGCAAGGGTGGTTCTGAGACGCCAAGCTCGAAGAAGATTCGCCATTCACCAACTCAGCCTCACCGTACAAGCCCAAGCCCAAGCCCACGAACACAACACAGGCCTGGACCCTAACGTCATAGCCTCTCTCCCCACCTTCATCTACAAacgaaaaaagagagaagaagaagatgaagatggcGAGTGTGCTGTGTGTTTGAGTGGTGTAGAAGATGAACAAGAGGTGAGGTTGCTGCCGAATTGCAAGCACAGTTTCCATGTTGCTTGCATAGATACATGGCTGGCTTCTCATTCCACGTGTCCAATTTGTAGAACCAAGGCTGAACCAATCATAGGCCTTCAACTTCAACCTCACCCTCCTGAGCCTCCTATTCTTCTTCATGATGATGCTTCAACTTTTGAAGCTACTTCTGATAATAACAACAATTCTGCTATTGTGGGTAAGAACATTACTGGTTCTTCTGTTTCAAGATTCAGCAGCTCTTTTAGAAGGATTCTAAGTAGGGATAGATCTTCTAGCACAAGAATTCAACCTTCCATAGTTACCCATCTTGATGATCATGATTTAGAGAGCCAGCAATAA